In Leptospirillum ferriphilum, a single window of DNA contains:
- the ilvB gene encoding biosynthetic-type acetolactate synthase large subunit yields MKMSGAEMLLESLKREKVTHIFGYPGGVVLPIFDALYKDPSLQVVLTRHEQGAVHAAEGYARSSNAVGVVLVTSGPGATNTLTGIADANMDSIPLVIITGQVPTKMIGNDAFQEEDIIGMSRSCTKHNYLVRKIADLPRIIKEAFYIARSGRPGPVLIDFPKDIILEKAEFVYPESVSIRSYNPTIQGNRWQIRKAAQTILKARKPVLYAGGGIISSEAHKELLDLVTLTNIPTTLTLMGLGAIPGNHPRFLGMLGMHGTYAANMAIHDADVLIAVGVRFDDRVTGKIAEFSPHSKVIHIDIDPTSIRKNFHVDVPIVGDARVILKDLIEELREISGGEDAFRHYRPWIDQISEWEKEHPLSYTLDKEVIKPQHVIEKIYQFTQGDCIISTDVGQHQMWTAQFFKFIKPNTWLTSGGLGTMGYGFPAAIGAQKAHPGRRVIAITGEGSFMMNIQEMATVVSLDLPVKIVILNNQYLGMVRQWQEFFYGSRYSSSFIGQSPDFVKLAEAFGMVGMRATRPEQVEDVILDGFSRRGPVLMEFQVDPEENVFPMVPAGGSNIEMIFESPGEKDDPKKRDSILTA; encoded by the coding sequence ATGAAAATGAGCGGAGCGGAAATGCTCCTTGAATCCCTGAAAAGAGAAAAAGTCACTCATATCTTCGGATATCCAGGAGGAGTTGTCCTTCCCATTTTCGACGCATTGTACAAAGATCCCTCTCTCCAGGTTGTCCTGACCCGGCACGAGCAGGGAGCCGTGCACGCAGCAGAAGGATATGCCCGATCAAGCAATGCGGTTGGTGTTGTTCTTGTCACTTCCGGACCCGGAGCGACAAACACACTGACAGGAATTGCGGATGCGAATATGGACTCTATCCCGCTGGTCATCATCACCGGTCAGGTACCAACCAAAATGATCGGGAATGACGCCTTTCAGGAAGAAGATATCATTGGAATGAGCCGTTCCTGTACAAAGCATAATTATCTTGTCCGGAAAATTGCCGATCTTCCAAGGATTATCAAAGAAGCTTTCTATATTGCCCGATCCGGTCGTCCTGGTCCGGTTCTTATTGATTTTCCCAAAGATATTATTCTCGAAAAAGCAGAGTTTGTTTATCCGGAATCGGTGTCCATCCGCAGCTACAATCCGACAATACAAGGCAACCGCTGGCAGATTCGCAAGGCTGCCCAGACCATTCTGAAAGCCCGAAAACCGGTTCTTTACGCCGGAGGGGGCATTATTTCGTCAGAGGCCCATAAAGAACTTCTGGATCTTGTGACATTAACAAATATTCCGACGACTCTGACTCTGATGGGGCTTGGAGCCATTCCGGGCAATCATCCCCGTTTTCTGGGGATGCTGGGGATGCATGGGACATATGCCGCGAATATGGCCATACACGACGCAGATGTCCTGATCGCTGTCGGGGTTCGTTTCGATGATCGTGTGACGGGAAAAATTGCGGAGTTTTCCCCCCATTCGAAAGTTATTCACATCGATATCGATCCGACCTCCATCCGAAAAAACTTTCATGTTGATGTTCCGATCGTGGGGGATGCCCGGGTCATCCTCAAGGATCTGATCGAAGAACTGAGGGAAATTTCGGGTGGAGAGGATGCCTTCCGGCATTACCGGCCATGGATCGATCAGATCTCGGAATGGGAAAAAGAGCATCCTCTCTCTTATACCCTCGACAAAGAAGTGATCAAACCACAGCATGTGATTGAAAAAATTTACCAATTCACGCAAGGGGATTGCATCATTTCCACGGATGTCGGACAGCATCAGATGTGGACCGCCCAGTTTTTTAAGTTCATCAAACCGAATACGTGGCTGACTTCCGGAGGTCTCGGAACAATGGGCTATGGTTTTCCTGCCGCGATTGGTGCCCAAAAAGCCCACCCCGGAAGAAGAGTCATCGCGATTACGGGGGAAGGCAGTTTTATGATGAATATTCAGGAGATGGCCACTGTTGTCTCCCTGGATCTTCCTGTGAAAATCGTGATTCTGAACAACCAATATCTGGGTATGGTCCGGCAATGGCAGGAATTTTTCTACGGAAGTCGTTATTCGTCTTCGTTTATCGGACAATCACCGGATTTTGTGAAACTTGCGGAAGCCTTTGGAATGGTCGGGATGCGTGCGACCCGTCCGGAACAGGTCGAAGACGTGATTCTTGACGGATTTTCCCGCCGGGGCCCTGTTTTGATGGAGTTCCAGGTTGATCCGGAGGAAAACGTCTTCCCCATGGTCCCGGCAGGCGGATCCAATATCGAAATGATTTTTGAATCTCCGGGTGAAAAAGACGATCCGAAAAAAAGAGATTCCATACTGACCGCATAA
- the dnaN gene encoding DNA polymerase III subunit beta, protein MEITVDQEAFLDGLQRVALLAERKNLVQVGSFILIEARDQKAILFATDNQTGGRFEVPCEVRTPGKTTVAGKKLHQLFRELPAGKVSLTRLENGSTRIERERLMYDLKGIDPDEYVGFPEIKADYSFLVSLEQIAGLIRKTLPFVLDDESKPMNGVLFHRVREGSTVRLNIVGTDGHRLHHGTVLLGEDAGFDLAGQTESRFILRKKTLQDLLHVLDLDLKSGSVSVEVVVNPKYATFRWGGFYYYTRLLGTPFPNYRDAFPSQFNLGIECSRSLLESSIRRMSLVSDKKAEIVFSWDARSLTLSTRNEEIGESTETLPVFLKGSPGSLVFNTDQIRTLLQVCQGETMRMDAVMDTDPAKSSSMPSIWSCAEEPDSRYVIMPLEAAD, encoded by the coding sequence ATGGAGATCACTGTCGACCAGGAAGCCTTTCTGGACGGACTGCAGAGAGTTGCCCTGCTGGCTGAACGGAAAAACCTGGTACAGGTCGGTTCATTCATCCTGATTGAGGCTCGGGACCAGAAGGCGATCCTTTTTGCGACGGACAACCAGACCGGAGGAAGGTTCGAAGTTCCATGCGAGGTGCGGACTCCCGGGAAAACCACGGTGGCAGGAAAGAAGCTTCATCAGCTGTTTCGGGAACTCCCGGCCGGAAAAGTCTCCCTGACAAGACTTGAGAACGGTTCGACCAGAATCGAGCGGGAACGGCTGATGTATGACCTGAAAGGAATTGATCCGGACGAGTACGTCGGTTTTCCGGAGATCAAGGCGGATTATTCCTTTCTGGTTTCTCTGGAACAGATTGCGGGACTGATCCGGAAAACGTTGCCATTTGTTCTTGATGACGAATCGAAGCCGATGAACGGAGTGCTTTTCCACAGGGTCCGCGAAGGCTCGACGGTGAGGTTGAATATTGTCGGCACAGATGGACACCGGCTTCACCACGGAACGGTGCTTCTCGGTGAAGATGCCGGTTTTGATCTTGCCGGACAGACAGAAAGCCGTTTTATTCTCCGGAAAAAGACCCTTCAGGATCTTCTGCATGTTCTGGATCTCGATCTTAAAAGCGGCTCGGTTTCTGTGGAAGTCGTTGTCAACCCGAAGTATGCGACGTTCCGGTGGGGAGGATTTTATTACTACACGCGGCTTTTGGGGACGCCATTTCCAAATTATCGCGATGCCTTTCCCTCCCAGTTCAATCTGGGGATTGAATGCTCGCGTTCGTTGCTTGAATCTTCCATTCGCCGGATGTCCCTGGTTTCGGACAAGAAAGCAGAAATTGTTTTCTCCTGGGATGCCCGTTCCCTGACCCTTTCCACACGGAATGAAGAGATTGGAGAATCCACGGAAACCCTGCCGGTGTTTTTAAAAGGTTCTCCCGGAAGCCTCGTTTTTAACACGGACCAGATCCGGACCCTTCTCCAGGTTTGCCAGGGGGAAACGATGCGCATGGATGCCGTGATGGACACGGACCCGGCAAAAAGCTCGAGTATGCCTTCCATCTGGTCGTGTGCAGAGGAGCCCGATTCCCGATATGTTATTATGCCTCTCGAAGCTGCCGACTAA
- the ilvN gene encoding acetolactate synthase small subunit, with protein MSETRKHYIQIIVENRFGVLSRVAGLFSARGFNIDSLSVAPGLDTSVSQMTIETQGDDHVVEQIIKQLNKLIDVIKVVNLSEFSFLTRETLLIRVNTNTRPGDREEAFRIVEIFRARIIDSSPTTYTIEVTGDEDKIEAILNFLKPLGIKEVIRTGKVAIAREDQKLGSKNSTRLSDGEVSYHR; from the coding sequence GTGTCCGAAACGAGAAAACACTATATTCAGATTATTGTCGAAAACAGATTTGGCGTGTTGTCCCGTGTTGCAGGACTTTTCAGCGCCAGAGGATTCAATATCGACAGTCTCTCGGTTGCCCCGGGTCTCGATACCAGTGTCTCCCAGATGACGATCGAAACCCAGGGAGACGACCACGTTGTCGAACAGATCATCAAACAGCTCAATAAACTGATTGATGTTATCAAGGTTGTGAACTTATCCGAGTTTTCTTTTTTGACAAGGGAAACCCTCCTCATCAGGGTCAACACAAACACCCGGCCGGGAGACCGGGAGGAAGCCTTCCGGATTGTGGAAATCTTTCGGGCCCGCATCATCGACTCTTCCCCGACGACATATACCATCGAGGTGACGGGTGATGAGGACAAAATTGAAGCGATATTGAACTTTTTGAAACCCCTTGGAATTAAGGAAGTGATTCGGACCGGAAAGGTTGCCATTGCCCGGGAAGATCAGAAGTTGGGCTCCAAAAATTCAACCCGGCTTTCTGACGGAGAGGTCAGTTACCACCGTTAA
- a CDS encoding 2-isopropylmalate synthase → MADQIGMVKIFDTTLRDGEQSPGASMQREEKLQVARQLARLNVDIIEAGFPVASPDDFEAVAQIATEVGNLPDPPVICALARATDKDILEAARSLKNARSPRIHTFIATSPVHMAKKLRMGPEEVIQAIRRAVALARKHVPDVEFSAEDAFRSDRAFLARAVQVAIEAGAQTINIPDTVGYAVPETVKDLFRFLIETVPGAKSVVFSCHCHDDLGLSVANSLAALEAGARQVECTINGIGERAGNAAMEEIVMALRVRKSWFNLETKIRSEEFFRTSRLVSSVTGMIVQPNKAIVGENAFAHESGIHQDGLLKDKDTYEILVPEDVGVSGGRLVLGKHSGRHALHDRLKAMGYSLDGEEFERVFSRFKKLADQKKELYEEDLEVLLTEEESQTRDRFVLKRLHVSGGTEIPPTATVVLERDGVEHRMAGLGDGPVDAIYRTVSKITATNARLVSYSVKAITGGTDALGEVTVRIEGDGLLSIGQGADTDILVASAKAYLVALNRLERKKGKAGRLPFPASFDREKKEIQETP, encoded by the coding sequence ATGGCTGACCAGATCGGCATGGTGAAAATATTTGACACAACGCTCAGGGACGGGGAGCAAAGTCCCGGGGCATCCATGCAACGGGAAGAAAAGCTGCAGGTTGCCCGCCAGCTGGCCCGATTGAATGTCGATATCATTGAGGCCGGCTTCCCTGTTGCTTCTCCGGACGATTTTGAAGCGGTGGCCCAAATTGCCACAGAAGTCGGCAATCTTCCGGATCCTCCGGTGATCTGCGCCTTGGCCCGTGCTACAGACAAGGATATTCTGGAAGCTGCGCGTTCCCTGAAAAATGCCCGCTCCCCCCGGATCCATACCTTCATTGCAACCAGTCCTGTCCATATGGCCAAAAAGCTTCGGATGGGACCGGAAGAGGTGATTCAGGCCATCCGTCGGGCCGTCGCTCTCGCCAGGAAACATGTGCCGGATGTCGAGTTCTCGGCGGAAGATGCTTTCCGGAGCGACCGGGCATTTCTTGCCCGTGCTGTCCAGGTGGCCATTGAGGCCGGAGCTCAAACCATCAATATACCGGATACCGTAGGATATGCCGTGCCGGAAACGGTGAAAGACCTGTTCCGATTCTTGATTGAAACGGTGCCGGGGGCAAAAAGTGTGGTTTTCTCGTGTCATTGCCATGACGATCTCGGGTTGTCGGTCGCCAATTCCCTTGCAGCGCTGGAAGCCGGAGCCCGGCAGGTGGAGTGCACCATCAACGGCATTGGTGAACGCGCCGGAAATGCCGCGATGGAGGAAATCGTGATGGCACTTCGTGTTCGAAAATCCTGGTTCAATCTGGAGACGAAGATCCGGTCCGAAGAATTCTTCCGGACCAGTCGCCTGGTGTCATCGGTCACCGGCATGATCGTTCAGCCGAACAAGGCGATTGTGGGAGAAAATGCTTTTGCCCACGAATCGGGGATTCATCAGGACGGTCTCCTGAAAGACAAGGACACTTATGAAATCCTGGTTCCGGAGGATGTCGGTGTTTCGGGCGGACGTCTTGTTCTGGGAAAGCACTCCGGAAGGCATGCGCTGCATGACCGGCTGAAAGCGATGGGGTATTCCCTGGACGGTGAAGAGTTCGAGCGCGTTTTTTCCCGGTTCAAAAAACTTGCCGACCAGAAAAAAGAACTTTATGAGGAAGATCTGGAAGTGCTGCTGACAGAGGAAGAGTCCCAGACCCGGGACCGTTTCGTTCTCAAACGGCTGCATGTGAGCGGAGGAACGGAAATCCCTCCCACCGCCACCGTTGTCCTCGAAAGAGATGGTGTCGAACATCGGATGGCCGGGTTGGGCGATGGACCGGTGGATGCGATTTATCGAACCGTTTCAAAAATAACGGCCACGAATGCACGGTTGGTTTCGTACTCGGTCAAGGCGATCACAGGCGGAACAGACGCGCTTGGGGAAGTGACCGTTCGGATTGAAGGAGACGGTTTGCTGTCGATTGGGCAGGGGGCGGACACCGATATCCTGGTCGCATCGGCCAAGGCCTACCTGGTTGCCTTGAACCGGCTTGAACGCAAAAAAGGGAAGGCGGGACGATTGCCGTTTCCCGCTTCATTTGACAGAGAAAAAAAAGAGATTCAGGAAACCCCCTGA
- a CDS encoding phosphatidylserine decarboxylase family protein: MRIRENHFKTPVVREGFPFVVLALGVFFLSLYFFGMPGLILGVLPAFVLNFFRNPDRQVPAGKGLIVSPADGKIVKAQKDPLTGRWKVSIFMNVFDVHINRIPVTSVVRNVTYIPGKFVNADLDKASEHNERNTLLLQTDDGHEISMTQVAGLIARRILCYAEVSDRLPAGTTFGLIRFGSRVDLDLPEKTILSVGMGERVKGGESILGTLPSEQSG; encoded by the coding sequence ATGAGGATCCGAGAGAACCACTTTAAGACCCCTGTTGTGCGGGAAGGGTTTCCTTTTGTTGTGCTGGCCCTCGGGGTGTTTTTTTTGTCCCTGTATTTTTTTGGAATGCCGGGATTGATCCTGGGTGTGTTGCCCGCTTTTGTGCTGAATTTTTTTCGAAATCCGGATCGACAGGTCCCTGCCGGAAAAGGATTGATCGTGTCTCCGGCGGATGGAAAAATTGTCAAGGCACAGAAAGATCCCCTTACAGGGCGCTGGAAAGTGTCAATTTTCATGAATGTTTTCGATGTTCACATCAACAGGATCCCTGTGACGTCTGTTGTCCGGAACGTGACGTACATTCCGGGAAAGTTTGTGAACGCGGATTTGGACAAAGCGTCCGAACACAATGAGAGAAACACCCTTCTGCTTCAGACGGACGACGGTCATGAGATATCGATGACCCAGGTTGCGGGCCTGATCGCCCGCCGAATCCTCTGTTATGCGGAAGTCTCCGACCGGTTGCCTGCGGGAACCACTTTTGGCCTGATTCGGTTTGGATCCCGGGTGGATCTGGACCTTCCGGAAAAGACGATTCTGTCGGTCGGAATGGGAGAGCGGGTAAAGGGAGGAGAGTCGATTCTTGGAACACTACCATCAGAACAATCCGGTTGA
- the ilvC gene encoding ketol-acid reductoisomerase, giving the protein MKKRIYYESDLNLDIIRKRRVAIIGFGSQGHAHALNLKESGVNVTVGLRPGSSWNKAAAFGFSPVSVSEAVQKNDVVMILLPDELQAEIYRSEIAPHLRPGMALAFGHGFNIHFGQIKPPADVDVFLAAPKGPGHLVRSEYQKESGVPALIAVAQDATGVAKELALSYAAAIGGGRPGIFETSFREETETDLFGEQVVLCGGLTALISAGFETLVEAGYAPEMAYFECLHEVKLIVDLIYEGGISNMRYSISNTAEYGDLTRGPRIVTEETRREMKKILHEIQTGAFAKEFILENKAGKPVFQALEKQGQEHPIEKVGQEIRSMMPWITKSRLVDQAKN; this is encoded by the coding sequence TTGAAAAAAAGGATTTATTACGAAAGCGATCTGAATCTTGACATTATCCGGAAACGACGGGTCGCTATTATCGGATTCGGGAGTCAGGGCCATGCCCATGCGTTGAATCTCAAGGAAAGCGGAGTGAACGTGACGGTGGGACTTCGTCCGGGGTCTTCCTGGAACAAGGCCGCCGCTTTCGGATTTTCTCCTGTTTCCGTTTCCGAAGCTGTCCAGAAAAACGACGTTGTCATGATCCTGCTTCCCGACGAACTTCAAGCGGAGATCTACCGCTCAGAAATCGCTCCTCATCTGAGACCCGGGATGGCCCTGGCCTTCGGGCACGGATTTAATATCCATTTTGGGCAGATCAAACCTCCGGCCGACGTGGACGTTTTTCTGGCAGCGCCCAAAGGCCCGGGTCATCTTGTTCGTTCGGAATATCAGAAAGAATCCGGGGTCCCTGCGCTTATCGCTGTCGCCCAGGACGCGACGGGCGTCGCAAAAGAGCTTGCCCTCAGCTACGCCGCCGCGATCGGGGGAGGACGACCGGGAATTTTTGAAACCTCTTTCCGGGAGGAAACGGAAACGGATCTTTTTGGGGAGCAGGTCGTTTTGTGTGGCGGTCTGACCGCCTTGATCTCTGCCGGATTTGAAACTCTCGTCGAAGCAGGCTATGCACCGGAGATGGCCTATTTTGAATGCCTGCACGAAGTCAAACTGATCGTCGATCTGATTTATGAAGGCGGCATTTCCAATATGCGGTATTCTATCAGCAACACGGCTGAATACGGTGATCTGACACGGGGTCCCAGAATCGTGACGGAAGAAACACGCCGGGAAATGAAAAAGATCCTTCATGAAATCCAGACGGGCGCCTTTGCCAAGGAATTCATTCTTGAAAACAAGGCGGGAAAACCGGTTTTTCAGGCCCTGGAAAAACAGGGACAGGAGCATCCGATCGAAAAAGTCGGACAGGAAATTCGTTCCATGATGCCGTGGATTACGAAATCCCGGCTGGTTGATCAGGCAAAGAACTGA
- the pssA gene encoding CDP-diacylglycerol--serine O-phosphatidyltransferase, translating into MEHYHQNNPVDGTGIRSRGIYILPNLFTTGNLFFGFLAIVQSFHHDFLKAAYSILIASVFDNLDGKVARLARATSQFGVEYDSLADLISFGVAPAFLVFNSDLSSYHRLGLLAAFLFAVCGALRLARFNVITTKVSSRYFVGLPIPAGALFLVSSELAKNSPISAVFPFSNGFFLVSTYFIAILMVSPVLYKSFKEIRFLKRPLHTFVSVLLLALLFVLYPRQSLFVGIFLYALSGPVEFLLFRFVVRKPQEMGPEPSTRTFSSSRFSPLKGLNRRKP; encoded by the coding sequence TTGGAACACTACCATCAGAACAATCCGGTTGACGGGACAGGGATTCGGTCGCGCGGGATCTATATTCTCCCGAATCTGTTTACGACCGGGAATCTCTTTTTTGGATTTCTCGCGATCGTCCAGAGTTTCCATCATGATTTTCTTAAAGCCGCCTATTCTATCCTGATCGCTTCGGTCTTTGACAATCTCGACGGAAAGGTTGCGCGTCTGGCTCGCGCAACAAGCCAGTTTGGTGTCGAATACGACAGTCTGGCCGACCTGATATCGTTCGGGGTTGCTCCCGCTTTTCTGGTATTTAACTCCGATCTCTCCTCTTATCACAGGCTTGGTCTTTTGGCCGCTTTTTTGTTTGCTGTCTGCGGGGCCCTGCGTCTCGCCCGCTTCAATGTAATTACCACGAAAGTCTCGAGCCGTTATTTCGTCGGTCTTCCCATTCCGGCGGGAGCCCTGTTTCTCGTTTCTTCGGAATTGGCCAAGAACAGTCCGATCTCGGCCGTCTTCCCTTTTTCAAACGGATTTTTTCTCGTCTCCACTTATTTCATAGCGATCCTGATGGTCAGTCCGGTTCTCTATAAGAGCTTCAAGGAAATCCGTTTTTTAAAAAGACCTCTTCACACGTTTGTTTCTGTCCTTTTGCTGGCCCTTCTTTTTGTTCTTTATCCCCGTCAATCGCTTTTTGTGGGGATTTTTCTCTACGCCCTGTCTGGTCCTGTCGAATTCCTTCTTTTTCGTTTTGTTGTCCGAAAGCCCCAGGAAATGGGTCCTGAACCCTCGACAAGAACCTTTTCCTCTTCGCGATTCTCTCCCCTGAAGGGTTTGAACAGACGAAAACCCTGA
- the dnaA gene encoding chromosomal replication initiator protein DnaA, whose protein sequence is MSQSLWNRVLERFCEFGSEPGALERDGILDLLKGAALEGGKDGYSLFVGSSFIQRLVQNRYYKDLLTAFREVTRNPEISFDVLVQPENVPRKKRKVVRNSGPEGGLSPGKPVPLPLGEDRHPAWNSNLNPRYFFENYVVGVCNQFAHAAAFAIANNPSKAYNPFYLFGSVGLGKTHLVSAIGNCMVALYPSLKVLYITTESFLNEMVSAIKFNKMNEFRERYRKIDVLIMDDVQFLSGKERTQEELFYTFNALYENGKQIILSSDCMPNDIPTLEGRLKSRFGWGLIADIQIPDFETKVEILKGKMAQEKVDLPMDVVYFLANSIKSNIRELEGAMIRLGAYGNLMGKPITIEVARNLLSDLMPLSRESISVDRILQEVADYFKVLPKEIRSKKRHKTLVTARHVAVYLIRELTQKSYPEIGRELGGRDHSTAIYSFKMVEEKLESDPALTSDIVYLKKKLEQQG, encoded by the coding sequence ATGAGTCAGTCTCTTTGGAATCGTGTTCTGGAGAGATTTTGCGAGTTCGGATCAGAGCCGGGAGCCCTTGAACGGGATGGTATTCTGGATCTGCTCAAGGGAGCTGCCCTCGAAGGGGGAAAAGACGGATATTCTCTTTTTGTGGGAAGTTCTTTTATTCAACGTCTTGTACAGAACCGTTATTATAAAGATCTCCTCACAGCTTTTCGGGAAGTGACCCGGAATCCGGAGATTTCTTTCGATGTCCTGGTTCAGCCGGAAAATGTTCCCCGGAAAAAAAGGAAAGTCGTCCGAAATTCCGGTCCAGAAGGGGGGCTTTCCCCGGGAAAACCGGTTCCGCTTCCCTTGGGAGAAGACCGTCATCCCGCTTGGAACAGCAATCTGAATCCCCGGTATTTTTTTGAAAATTATGTCGTCGGGGTCTGTAACCAGTTTGCTCATGCCGCCGCTTTTGCGATTGCGAACAATCCTTCGAAAGCCTACAACCCTTTTTATCTCTTCGGTTCTGTCGGATTAGGAAAGACACACCTGGTTTCAGCCATCGGAAACTGCATGGTCGCCCTTTATCCTTCCCTTAAGGTTCTTTATATCACGACGGAATCGTTTCTGAATGAAATGGTGAGTGCGATAAAGTTCAATAAAATGAACGAATTTCGGGAGCGATACCGGAAAATAGATGTTCTGATCATGGATGATGTTCAATTTTTGTCCGGCAAGGAAAGAACACAGGAGGAACTTTTCTATACATTCAATGCATTATATGAGAATGGAAAACAGATCATCCTCTCCAGTGATTGTATGCCGAATGACATCCCGACACTGGAAGGGAGACTGAAGTCCCGTTTTGGTTGGGGGTTGATTGCCGATATCCAGATTCCCGATTTTGAAACAAAGGTCGAGATTCTGAAGGGAAAAATGGCACAGGAAAAAGTGGATTTGCCAATGGACGTGGTCTATTTTCTGGCCAATTCCATCAAATCCAATATCCGCGAACTTGAAGGAGCCATGATACGGTTGGGGGCTTATGGAAACCTGATGGGAAAGCCCATCACGATCGAGGTGGCAAGAAATCTTTTATCGGATCTGATGCCGCTGTCCAGGGAATCCATTTCTGTCGACCGCATTCTTCAGGAGGTTGCAGACTATTTTAAGGTTCTCCCAAAGGAAATCCGGTCAAAAAAACGGCACAAAACTCTGGTGACAGCCAGACATGTGGCGGTGTACCTTATTCGCGAATTGACCCAGAAATCCTATCCGGAAATTGGTCGCGAACTCGGAGGGAGGGATCACTCGACGGCGATCTATTCTTTTAAAATGGTGGAGGAAAAACTGGAATCCGATCCAGCGCTGACCTCCGACATCGTTTATCTCAAAAAAAAGCTCGAACAGCAGGGCTAG